One Bacteroidales bacterium genomic window, GCATTATATCGATTAACAAAGGAGCTATCCTTAGCTTCGGGGATTGAGGAGGTTCTCAAAGTTTCTATTGACGGCATCAGGAAAGCATTCAAAATGGAAAGTGCTATCCTCTTACCCGGGACAAACAATGACCTCAAAAAAGAAGTTACTCATGAAACGAGTCTTCAACTTAACGACTCCGACTGGAGTATTGCTTCTTGGGTATTTTTCCATTCAGGAAAGGCTGGAAAATATACCGATACTCTACCCTCCTCTCCATATACCTTTTATGCTCTGAAAGGCAATAAACTAAGACCCGGGGTAATCGCACTAAAACTGGAACGAGCCTTGACCGGGGATGAAGATTTATTCTGGATGGCTTACAAGACACAGGTTTCCAATGCACTTGAACGAGAATTTCTCAATGAACTTGCCCGCAAAGCCTCTATCCTGAATGAATCAGAAAAACTCTACAAAACACTGTTTAATTCAATATCCCATGAATTACGGATTCCGGTGGCAACCATTATGGGTGCATCCGATACTTTACTATCCCTGGATCTTGATAAAAAATCATATCAACAACTTTGTACTGAGATATTTACAGCTTCTGAACGGCTGAACCGATTGATCGAAAATCTACTGAATATGTCGCGTTTGGAATCAGATCGAATCAAAGCACATTCTGACTGGCACGATGTTACCGACCTGGCAAATAAGGTCGTAAAATCACTGCATAATGAATTACTCAATTTTAATACAGAGATCATCATTCCTACCAATATGCCCCTGGTAAAAATTGATTTCGGATTAATGGAGCAGGTATTATATAACCTTTTAATCAATGCAACTCAATACGCACCGGTTAAAACAACGATCAGGATTAAAATGCATTACGATTCCGGATTCTTCTACCTCGAAGTGATGGATCGGGGACCAGGATTTCCGAAAGATGCCATACCCTATGTGTTTAATAAATTCTACAGGGCTGAAGGTACTATCCCCGGTGGTACCGGACTGGGTTTATCCATCGTAAAAGGATTTGTTGAAGCAATGGATGGTACTGTCAAAGTTGAAAACAGAGCAAATGGCGGAGCCAGGATCACTGTTAAAATTCCTACTGATACACCTAACCTGGGATTTATTGAATAATTTTGAGTGATGAACCATGAAAATACGATATTGGTTATTGATGATGAAATCCAAATCAGGAGACTTTTAGATATTACTCTTTCTGCAAACCACTATAATATTATTGTAGCCACTAATGGAAAAGAAGGGATGGTTGCAGCAGCCACCTATAATCCATCCTTGATCTTACTCGACCTGGGGCTTCCCGATGAAGATGGCCAATCTGTGCTTATAAGGCTTAAAGAATGGTTTAAGAACCCAATTATTATTCTCTCAGTAAGAAACTCAGAAGCAGATATTGTTCAGGCATTAGATAATGGAGCCATTGACTATTTGTCCAAACCGTTTCGAACCGGAGAATTGCTTGCCCGGATACGTTCCGCCTTCCGGATGTTAAATGATCATGAGGATTCAGGTGCAATACTCACAATTAGGGATCTGAATTTTGATATGAATGCACATATCATCAAAAAAAATAATGAAATTCTGAAGCTAACTTCTACTGAATACGCTTTGCTAACCCTGTTGGCGAAAAATTCCGGAAAAGTTTTGACACATCAGTTTATCCTTAAAGAAGTCTGGGGATATGGTTACCTTGAGCAAACCCAATATCTGCGTGTTTATATCGCGCAATTAAGGAAAAAAATTGAAGATAACCCTTCTCAGCCCATATACATCATTACTGAATCAGGGATAGGATACAGATTTCAGGAGTAATTATTCGGTATAATTATTAATTCCAGCTTAAGAAAACCTCACTCCTAGTTCTAAAAGAGGCTATATATTTATAAGATGTTTGCAAATGCTGCCTTTTTATGAGTAAATTTGCAGTAATTCTAACTCCGGTTTTCATCCCTCTCATTAACCGGTGTTCTGTCTTCCTTATTTCCAGGTAATCGATATTTT contains:
- a CDS encoding response regulator transcription factor, coding for MNHENTILVIDDEIQIRRLLDITLSANHYNIIVATNGKEGMVAAATYNPSLILLDLGLPDEDGQSVLIRLKEWFKNPIIILSVRNSEADIVQALDNGAIDYLSKPFRTGELLARIRSAFRMLNDHEDSGAILTIRDLNFDMNAHIIKKNNEILKLTSTEYALLTLLAKNSGKVLTHQFILKEVWGYGYLEQTQYLRVYIAQLRKKIEDNPSQPIYIITESGIGYRFQE